A single window of Acidobacteriota bacterium DNA harbors:
- a CDS encoding aspartate ammonia-lyase: MRFRDAGVDGADCRIERDSLGEARVPRSAYYGSQTQRAIENFQLTGVSLESFPTFIRALAMVKKAAALANRQLGHLPAPTADAIAAACDDIAADRLHEHFVVDMLQGGAGTSTNMNANEVIANRALEILGRPRGDYAHCHPNDHVNMSQSTNDVIPTAIKVAALYGVRDLREALGRLCEAFAAKGREFSDVLKIGRTEMQDAVPMTLGQEFEAYAVMIRESRDALQRAEFLLQEISMGATAVGTGLNTDPRYAGLVCKHLSSLTGFPLVTAVNLVEATQDSGDFAEVSGILKRIAIQLSKIAHDLRLLSSGPRAGFAEIALPALQPGSSIMPGKVNPVIPEAISQVAYQVIGNDVAVSMAAEASQLELNPFEPLIAYNLFMSIGMLKAAAETFRTRCIEGITANRDRCQVLVERSVTLVTALVPYIGYEAAGDVAKEALATGKHVRQIVLDRGLLSEERLGEILDPAKMTHPRAILP; encoded by the coding sequence ATGCGATTTCGAGATGCGGGCGTGGACGGCGCGGACTGCCGGATCGAGCGGGACTCCCTGGGGGAAGCGCGGGTTCCCCGGTCGGCCTACTACGGGAGCCAGACTCAGAGGGCCATCGAGAACTTCCAGCTCACCGGCGTGAGCCTGGAGTCCTTTCCCACCTTCATCCGAGCCCTGGCCATGGTGAAGAAGGCGGCGGCCCTGGCCAACCGCCAGCTGGGCCACCTCCCGGCGCCGACTGCCGACGCCATCGCCGCGGCCTGCGACGACATCGCCGCGGACCGCCTCCACGAGCATTTCGTGGTGGACATGCTCCAGGGGGGGGCGGGCACCTCCACCAACATGAACGCCAACGAGGTCATCGCCAACCGGGCCCTGGAGATCCTTGGAAGGCCCCGGGGCGACTATGCTCACTGCCACCCCAACGACCATGTGAACATGTCCCAGTCGACCAACGACGTCATCCCCACCGCCATCAAGGTGGCCGCCCTCTACGGAGTGAGGGACCTGCGAGAGGCCCTGGGCAGGCTCTGCGAGGCCTTCGCGGCCAAGGGGAGGGAGTTCTCCGACGTCCTGAAGATCGGGCGCACGGAAATGCAGGACGCCGTGCCCATGACCCTGGGACAGGAGTTCGAGGCGTACGCGGTGATGATCCGCGAAAGCCGCGATGCCCTGCAGCGGGCCGAATTCCTCCTCCAGGAGATCTCCATGGGCGCCACGGCCGTCGGCACGGGGCTCAACACGGACCCGCGGTACGCCGGCCTCGTCTGCAAGCACCTCTCGAGCCTGACGGGTTTCCCCCTCGTGACGGCCGTCAACCTCGTGGAGGCGACGCAGGACAGCGGAGATTTCGCCGAAGTGTCGGGCATCCTCAAGCGGATCGCCATCCAGCTTTCCAAGATCGCCCACGACCTGAGGCTCCTCTCCTCGGGTCCCCGCGCGGGGTTCGCGGAAATCGCGCTTCCGGCCCTTCAGCCGGGCTCCTCCATCATGCCCGGCAAGGTGAACCCGGTGATCCCCGAGGCCATCAGCCAGGTGGCCTACCAGGTGATCGGCAACGACGTGGCCGTCTCCATGGCCGCCGAGGCGAGCCAGCTCGAGCTCAACCCCTTCGAACCCCTCATCGCGTACAACCTATTCATGTCCATCGGAATGCTCAAGGCGGCTGCCGAGACCTTCCGCACGCGGTGCATCGAGGGCATCACGGCGAACCGCGACCGCTGTCAGGTGCTCGTCGAACGGAGCGTGACGCTGGTGACCGCCCTCGTTCCCTACATCGGGTACGAGGCCGCCGGAGACGTGGCCAAGGAAGCCCTGGCCACCGGAAAACACGTGCGCCAGATCGTGCTCGATCGGGGGCTGCTATCGGAGGAGAGGCTGGGGGAGATTCTCGATCCCGCCAAGATGACCCACCCCCGGGCCATCCTTCCCTGA
- a CDS encoding type II secretion system protein GspG: MRGEKGFTLIEVLIVVAIIAILAAIMIPSLFSAIHRAKQKRAMSEIRGLATACNSYSTDTNIYPLANTSWQDTDVVIPVGELAPYYIKEVPNPDPWDIKYQYSTTDTGSDFALRSMGKGGQDDGETFASSVNAAPSATLCLENDIVWVNGGFVLWPEGKQRKCD; encoded by the coding sequence ATGAGGGGAGAGAAGGGGTTCACGCTCATTGAAGTCCTCATCGTCGTGGCGATCATCGCCATCCTTGCGGCCATCATGATCCCCAGCCTCTTCTCGGCCATCCACCGGGCCAAGCAGAAGCGCGCCATGTCGGAAATCCGGGGCCTCGCCACGGCCTGCAACTCCTACAGCACGGACACGAACATCTACCCTCTGGCCAACACCTCCTGGCAGGACACGGACGTCGTCATCCCCGTGGGCGAACTCGCCCCTTACTACATCAAGGAAGTGCCCAATCCCGACCCGTGGGACATCAAGTACCAGTACTCCACCACCGACACGGGCTCGGATTTCGCTCTGCGGTCCATGGGCAAGGGGGGGCAGGACGACGGGGAGACCTTCGCCTCCTCCGTCAACGCGGCGCCCTCGGCCACCCTCTGCCTCGAGAACGACATCGTCTGGGTGAACGGGGGATTCGTCCTCTGGCCCGAGGGCAAACAGAGAAAGTGCGACTGA
- a CDS encoding metallophosphoesterase, producing MNGVLRFALFLSVVLGTWTAMHLYLLHRVWRLPPLAAGPARRWAILLLAVLWALYPAGRVLARLLPGRSAYAMEFAGAVWMGALFLSMVCLLATDLLSGFGVWLRPWTTHLRLGALAAAGALSAVALVQGLRAPEVVRRTVVLPGLPEGLRGTRIVQVSDLHLGTLLGRRWLRRLVDQVQGLDPHLIVVTGDLVDGHLPDVEPLLPLMSEWRPPLGKWAVLGNHEFYAGADRSAGFLASAGWVVLRQEAAEAAPGLRIAGVDDLTARGQFGLAGDPVAEALGPGGAGALILLSHSPLRAEEAATRGAGLMLSGHTHGGQIWPFGLLVRLAYPRLEGTYRVGGMTLLVSRGTGTWGPPMRLFRRGEVALLTLVPTGGNP from the coding sequence ATGAACGGAGTCCTGCGCTTCGCCCTCTTTCTTTCCGTCGTCCTGGGGACCTGGACGGCCATGCACCTTTACCTGCTCCACCGAGTGTGGCGCCTGCCCCCCCTGGCCGCGGGACCGGCGAGGCGGTGGGCCATCCTCCTTTTGGCGGTTCTGTGGGCCCTCTATCCCGCGGGCCGCGTCCTCGCCCGACTCCTCCCCGGACGCTCCGCCTACGCGATGGAGTTCGCCGGCGCCGTGTGGATGGGGGCCCTGTTTCTCTCCATGGTCTGCCTGCTCGCCACCGATCTCCTCTCGGGGTTCGGCGTCTGGCTCCGCCCCTGGACGACTCACCTTCGGCTCGGAGCCCTGGCCGCCGCGGGCGCCTTGTCCGCCGTGGCCCTCGTGCAGGGGTTGAGGGCACCCGAGGTTGTCCGACGGACGGTTGTCCTTCCCGGGCTTCCAGAGGGCCTCCGGGGCACCCGGATAGTCCAGGTATCCGACCTGCACCTGGGCACCTTGCTGGGCCGCCGTTGGCTGAGGCGCCTGGTGGACCAGGTTCAGGGGCTGGATCCCCACCTCATCGTGGTCACCGGCGACCTCGTGGACGGTCATCTCCCCGATGTGGAGCCCTTGCTGCCTCTGATGTCCGAGTGGCGCCCCCCCTTGGGAAAATGGGCGGTCCTGGGCAACCATGAGTTCTATGCCGGCGCCGACCGCTCCGCAGGCTTCCTGGCCTCGGCGGGATGGGTGGTCCTTCGGCAAGAGGCGGCGGAGGCGGCCCCGGGACTCCGGATCGCCGGCGTGGACGACCTCACCGCCCGCGGCCAGTTCGGTTTGGCGGGGGACCCTGTGGCGGAGGCCCTGGGCCCCGGCGGGGCCGGCGCCTTGATACTTCTCAGCCACAGCCCCCTCCGGGCCGAGGAGGCCGCCACCCGAGGAGCCGGCCTCATGCTCTCCGGCCACACCCACGGCGGTCAGATTTGGCCCTTCGGCCTGCTCGTCCGACTGGCCTACCCGCGCCTCGAAGGCACGTACAGGGTGGGGGGCATGACCCTTCTGGTCAGCCGGGGAACGGGAACGTGGGGACCGCCCATGCGCCTCTTCCGGCGGGGCGAGGTAGCCCTCCTCACCCTGGTCCCGACCGGTGGCAATCCGTGA
- a CDS encoding UvrD-helicase domain-containing protein, with the protein MAPSLPSAPGSPMGVERLTASAGSGKTHRLALRFLGLLLAPNVPDTDLSRILAVTFTNKAAGEMRERVLSWLEALALQRAPQDVEIVQNLSSWLGQSPEALRAAAREVLDRIYRRWPELSLKTIDSYLMTLARASAFELGLAPGARVLLDPRPLLRRAVGRLLEEAEDDPPSAEVLRTVLEDLLLGDESLGWDLAEVLVEIDARLRTLWVSKLKKLQVDPAGFRAYHHELEGSLAAGRDLLDAVGKAGLEFRGGTFQRDLCRFLDTRQPEVLKSAAFFKPSLKEAVLKSRAGAVTPTLEGLFNAFREALARAAEAWALGRTAPQVQLHARLIPALEREAAREGALLLDEVPSRIAARLSEGGVPSIYLALGDHLRHFLLDEFQDTGAAQWAALLPLVEEGLASGGSLFYVGDQKQSLYRFRGGDPDLFDRALEDLSAFETRREVLRRNFRSRAVLVDFFNRTFSREALERWFFSLGDSPEEEEDLRREDFERRIWPFFKEARQEPSPKREGGRVGVIPIALDPGLSREEAVAAAAEEAAGRILPDLLGRGYSPSDVAFLLRTNREAVAVGEALQRRGYRVASESTARMTSHPLVREVLDLLRFVTSPADDLAFASFAGGRIMESVSGVSRDDFLALLHTRPPGSRGNLYAWYREAFPEPWLRLVNPAFQSAGYLPPYDLVRDFFERAGVLEAFPEDRAFLLHLLERLAEREGEGEATAADFLAYLQESEEDPALQVPLPESGDAVRVLTVHKSKGLGFPVVVLLLPNLSPPAIREAVLEEGPTLRLLRLSAWGCRFSPVLRRARDQEKVLALRDELNAYYVAVTRAKDELYVILESNRSRQKPVPLPAEVGGEGYAAGEAVPFEGDRPGGALPCPGPSRRVPWRPRMGPAGDPAYRPPTTESVAAARRGKILHAGLEAGLRGRPGDEAAFEGLGASAEEAREMAGLLRRLAGHPHIGPLIAPEDAEVLDEVEFLDPEGRFLRVDRLIRDRDGFTVVDWKSGEEERPGQHEQVARYCRLLARLHPGERVRGVLVYLAGGRAEDVAW; encoded by the coding sequence ATGGCTCCTTCCCTCCCATCCGCCCCGGGTTCCCCCATGGGCGTGGAGCGCCTGACGGCCTCGGCCGGGTCCGGCAAGACCCACCGGCTGGCTCTCCGGTTCCTCGGCCTGCTCCTTGCGCCGAACGTCCCCGACACAGACCTTTCCCGCATCCTGGCCGTCACCTTCACCAACAAGGCCGCCGGGGAGATGCGGGAGCGCGTGTTGTCCTGGCTGGAAGCCCTCGCCCTCCAGCGCGCGCCTCAGGACGTGGAAATCGTCCAGAACTTGTCCTCTTGGTTGGGACAGTCCCCCGAGGCGCTCCGCGCGGCCGCGCGGGAGGTCCTGGACCGGATCTACCGGAGGTGGCCCGAGCTCTCCCTCAAGACCATCGACTCGTATCTGATGACGCTGGCCCGGGCCTCCGCCTTCGAACTCGGTCTCGCTCCCGGCGCGCGCGTTCTCCTCGACCCCCGTCCCCTCCTGCGCAGGGCCGTGGGCCGCTTGCTGGAGGAAGCGGAGGATGATCCCCCGTCGGCCGAGGTCCTGCGGACCGTCCTGGAGGACCTTCTCCTGGGCGACGAATCCCTGGGTTGGGACCTGGCGGAGGTCCTCGTGGAGATCGATGCGCGACTGCGGACGCTCTGGGTCTCCAAACTGAAGAAACTCCAGGTGGACCCTGCCGGCTTCCGGGCCTACCATCACGAGCTGGAAGGGTCCCTGGCCGCGGGAAGGGACCTCCTCGACGCCGTGGGGAAGGCGGGGCTCGAGTTTCGTGGAGGTACCTTCCAGCGGGACCTTTGCCGGTTTCTGGACACGCGTCAGCCCGAGGTCCTGAAATCGGCGGCCTTCTTCAAGCCCTCCCTGAAGGAGGCCGTCCTCAAGTCCCGGGCAGGCGCCGTGACTCCGACCCTCGAGGGCCTCTTCAACGCATTTCGGGAGGCCTTGGCTCGTGCCGCGGAGGCCTGGGCCCTTGGCAGGACCGCGCCGCAAGTCCAGCTCCACGCCCGGTTGATCCCCGCCCTGGAGCGAGAGGCCGCGAGGGAGGGCGCTCTGTTGCTCGACGAGGTTCCCTCGCGGATCGCCGCGCGATTGTCCGAGGGCGGGGTGCCCTCGATCTACCTGGCCCTGGGAGACCACCTCCGGCATTTCCTTCTGGACGAGTTCCAGGACACGGGCGCCGCCCAGTGGGCCGCGCTTCTCCCCCTGGTGGAGGAGGGGCTGGCCTCCGGCGGCTCCCTCTTCTACGTGGGGGACCAGAAGCAGTCGCTGTACCGTTTTCGCGGCGGGGACCCGGACCTCTTCGATCGGGCCTTGGAGGACCTCTCCGCCTTCGAGACCCGCCGGGAGGTCTTGAGACGTAACTTTCGAAGCCGCGCCGTGCTGGTGGACTTCTTCAACCGGACTTTCTCGCGGGAAGCCCTGGAGCGCTGGTTCTTCTCCCTGGGGGATTCGCCGGAAGAGGAGGAGGACCTTCGGCGGGAGGATTTCGAGCGGCGGATCTGGCCCTTCTTTAAAGAGGCCCGGCAGGAGCCGTCCCCGAAAAGGGAAGGGGGCCGCGTGGGCGTGATCCCCATTGCCCTTGACCCGGGCCTGTCCCGGGAGGAGGCCGTGGCCGCCGCCGCTGAAGAGGCCGCCGGACGGATCCTTCCGGACCTTCTCGGCCGGGGATACTCGCCCTCCGACGTGGCGTTCTTGCTCCGGACCAACCGGGAAGCCGTCGCCGTGGGAGAGGCCCTCCAGCGGCGGGGGTACCGGGTGGCCTCCGAGTCCACCGCCCGGATGACGTCCCACCCGCTCGTCCGGGAGGTCCTCGACCTCCTCCGCTTCGTCACCTCCCCGGCCGACGATCTCGCCTTCGCCTCCTTCGCCGGCGGCCGGATCATGGAATCCGTCTCGGGGGTTTCCAGGGACGACTTTCTGGCCCTCCTTCATACGAGGCCTCCCGGCTCCCGGGGGAACTTGTACGCGTGGTACCGGGAAGCCTTCCCGGAGCCGTGGCTACGGCTCGTGAATCCGGCCTTCCAGTCGGCGGGCTACCTTCCGCCCTACGACCTCGTCCGGGATTTCTTCGAGCGGGCGGGGGTTCTGGAGGCCTTTCCGGAGGACCGGGCCTTTCTCCTGCACCTCCTGGAACGGCTCGCCGAGAGGGAGGGGGAGGGCGAGGCGACGGCGGCGGATTTTCTCGCGTACCTACAGGAGAGCGAGGAGGACCCGGCCCTCCAGGTGCCCCTCCCCGAATCGGGAGACGCGGTGCGGGTCCTCACGGTCCACAAGTCCAAGGGGCTGGGCTTTCCTGTCGTGGTCCTCCTCCTCCCCAACCTCTCCCCGCCCGCCATCCGGGAGGCCGTCTTGGAGGAGGGGCCGACCCTGCGCCTCCTGCGGCTCTCGGCCTGGGGTTGCCGATTCTCTCCGGTCCTGCGGAGGGCCAGGGACCAGGAGAAGGTCCTGGCCTTGAGGGATGAACTGAACGCCTACTACGTGGCGGTGACCCGGGCGAAGGACGAACTGTACGTGATCCTGGAGTCGAATCGGAGTCGGCAGAAACCCGTTCCCCTGCCGGCCGAGGTGGGCGGGGAGGGATACGCCGCCGGCGAGGCCGTCCCCTTCGAGGGGGATCGCCCGGGGGGCGCCCTTCCGTGTCCGGGCCCCTCCCGCCGCGTCCCGTGGAGGCCCCGGATGGGGCCCGCCGGGGACCCCGCGTACCGGCCCCCCACGACGGAGTCGGTGGCGGCGGCCAGGAGGGGAAAGATCCTCCACGCGGGGCTGGAGGCCGGTCTTCGAGGGAGACCTGGCGACGAAGCCGCCTTCGAGGGCCTGGGCGCCTCGGCCGAGGAGGCCCGGGAAATGGCCGGACTGCTCCGGCGTTTGGCGGGCCACCCGCACATCGGACCGCTGATCGCGCCCGAAGACGCGGAGGTCCTCGACGAAGTGGAGTTTCTCGACCCGGAGGGACGGTTTCTCCGGGTGGACCGCCTGATCCGGGACCGGGACGGCTTCACGGTGGTCGACTGGAAGTCGGGGGAGGAGGAAAGACCCGGCCAGCATGAACAGGTGGCCCGCTACTGCCGGCTCCTGGCCCGCCTGCACCCCGGGGAGCGGGTCCGGGGGGTTCTCGTCTATCTGGCGGGCGGACGCGCGGAGGACGTGGCATGGTGA
- a CDS encoding PD-(D/E)XK nuclease family protein — protein MVTLVDVPVGEDLLERALAECEGVPPDGLAVVFPGSRAVHHFATRYARSAGGPCRPPRLCTLESLAARLAGTSGEALEEFQAVALLSEAVASAGGPVLRRLAGDLVAFYGWGVSFLKALATLGEEMVADADLLRLRGLDSFDVLAPPVREFYERYPEIREAFESRVSAANSFTRGQVYARSLSRLASGAAQVPDRILLVGFFSFSRGQARLVEAAGRVAEVTVLRHQDGRDWKAFEAMERLLPVGRPVRHAPCSPPPLEVCSAPSVHAEVLYAGAYLEREGVEPESTVVVLPDTGSLQPLLWDGMAYFPGQFNVTLGYPLARTPLFALFQRVLDLAEGVGEDRVASRAYLNLLLHPYVKNLSIEGHGPGAMRPLAHAIEESVLRKGNPRLFLAALEDSPELPRRARAMQPEGPDEEALALALRRFHDLFIRRVRRASTLRALSQALRAVLEEVAHRSPAPFHPFYRDCFARALTLLDGLADWPGSGREGPSPGDLHDFLRARLREARVPFTGLPVRGLQVMGLLESQALRFDTVLVLDASEDVLPTSSAPDPVLPPSFRKALGLPGAIEREEVYRYHLFRLLEASKRCSILYVDRPDAGRSHFVDQLLYEARRDGGTPTVRSVCLPASSAAGSVRRAAAKSSQMLERLSTMAYSPTSLDAYLRCPMGFYYGHAAGLREREVLEEGDSKGTGKRLHDTLAELYEPYVGQVMTHEVYDQMLVRLPGVVAAHFGGSGEAALVGRLAERRIGDRLRRERTEEAGKTVLQGVNVRLEASFDAPGATVRLRGELDRLDGRAGGLRIVDYKSGKSLRDRYIPRPDRVRVDSPRGDLARSVKSIQLPAYVELLHRARGAPYGSLSAVLLSLRDPREPPGPLFVEPSRAEAQMEGVYLPVIRRILGEILDPSVPFEPDPSEPRACAACPFGTLCGR, from the coding sequence ATGGTGACCCTCGTGGATGTTCCCGTCGGCGAGGACCTCCTGGAGAGGGCCCTGGCCGAGTGCGAGGGTGTCCCGCCCGATGGGCTGGCCGTGGTCTTTCCGGGAAGCCGCGCCGTCCATCATTTCGCGACGCGATACGCCCGATCCGCGGGCGGGCCGTGCCGTCCCCCGAGACTCTGCACGCTGGAATCCCTGGCCGCCCGGTTGGCGGGAACCTCCGGTGAGGCCCTCGAGGAGTTCCAGGCCGTCGCACTCCTCTCGGAGGCCGTGGCTTCGGCCGGAGGTCCGGTTCTGAGAAGGCTGGCGGGCGACTTGGTGGCCTTCTACGGTTGGGGGGTCTCGTTCCTGAAGGCGTTGGCGACGCTGGGGGAGGAGATGGTCGCCGATGCGGACCTCCTTCGGCTTCGCGGGCTCGATTCCTTCGACGTTCTTGCGCCGCCGGTGCGCGAATTCTACGAGCGGTACCCGGAGATCCGCGAGGCCTTCGAATCGCGCGTTTCGGCGGCGAATTCGTTCACGCGGGGACAGGTTTACGCCCGTTCTCTGTCTCGGCTTGCCTCCGGGGCGGCCCAGGTTCCCGACCGCATCCTCCTGGTGGGGTTCTTCTCCTTTTCGCGCGGGCAGGCGCGCCTGGTGGAGGCGGCCGGGCGGGTCGCCGAGGTGACGGTCCTCCGGCACCAGGACGGGCGGGACTGGAAGGCCTTCGAAGCCATGGAGAGGCTCCTGCCCGTCGGGAGACCCGTCCGCCACGCGCCGTGCTCCCCCCCGCCGTTGGAGGTGTGCTCCGCTCCCAGCGTCCACGCCGAGGTTCTCTACGCGGGCGCCTACCTCGAAAGGGAAGGGGTGGAACCGGAGTCCACGGTGGTGGTGCTTCCGGACACCGGAAGCCTCCAGCCGCTCCTCTGGGACGGCATGGCCTACTTTCCCGGGCAATTCAACGTCACGCTGGGCTACCCCCTGGCCCGAACCCCCCTCTTCGCGCTCTTTCAGCGCGTTCTGGATCTGGCCGAAGGGGTCGGGGAGGACCGCGTGGCCTCCCGAGCGTACCTGAACCTCCTCCTGCACCCGTACGTGAAGAATCTCTCCATCGAGGGCCATGGCCCCGGGGCCATGCGTCCCCTGGCTCACGCCATCGAGGAGAGCGTTCTCAGAAAGGGGAACCCCCGCCTCTTTCTCGCCGCCCTCGAGGATTCCCCGGAGCTGCCGCGCCGGGCCCGGGCGATGCAGCCGGAGGGGCCCGATGAAGAGGCCCTGGCCTTGGCCCTTCGGCGCTTCCACGATCTGTTCATCCGAAGGGTGCGGAGGGCGTCCACTCTGCGGGCGCTCTCCCAGGCCCTTCGGGCCGTTCTCGAGGAGGTGGCCCACCGGTCTCCGGCCCCCTTCCATCCCTTCTATCGGGATTGCTTCGCGCGGGCCTTGACCCTGCTCGACGGATTGGCCGATTGGCCCGGGTCCGGTCGGGAGGGTCCGAGCCCAGGGGACCTTCACGACTTCCTGAGGGCGCGGCTGAGGGAGGCGCGGGTGCCCTTCACGGGCCTTCCCGTCCGCGGGCTCCAGGTGATGGGCCTCCTCGAGAGCCAGGCCCTCCGATTCGACACGGTGTTGGTCCTGGACGCTTCGGAGGACGTGCTCCCCACATCCTCCGCCCCCGACCCCGTCCTGCCGCCCTCGTTCCGGAAAGCGCTGGGCCTCCCGGGAGCCATCGAACGAGAGGAGGTCTACCGGTACCACCTGTTCCGGCTCCTCGAGGCGTCCAAGCGATGCTCCATCCTGTATGTCGACCGCCCCGACGCGGGGCGCTCCCATTTTGTCGATCAACTCCTGTACGAGGCCCGCCGGGATGGAGGAACCCCGACCGTCCGATCCGTCTGCCTCCCCGCCTCGAGCGCGGCGGGCTCGGTGCGGCGCGCCGCGGCGAAGTCCTCCCAGATGCTGGAACGGCTGTCCACGATGGCCTACTCGCCGACGTCCCTGGACGCCTATCTCCGTTGTCCCATGGGCTTCTACTACGGCCACGCGGCGGGGCTTCGCGAGAGGGAGGTCCTCGAGGAGGGCGATTCGAAGGGGACGGGGAAAAGGCTCCACGACACCCTGGCGGAGCTGTACGAGCCCTACGTGGGGCAGGTCATGACGCACGAAGTCTACGACCAGATGCTCGTCCGGCTTCCGGGCGTGGTGGCGGCCCACTTCGGAGGTTCGGGCGAGGCCGCCCTGGTGGGACGGTTGGCCGAAAGGCGGATCGGCGACCGACTTCGCAGGGAGCGCACGGAGGAGGCGGGGAAAACCGTTCTTCAAGGAGTGAACGTGCGCCTCGAGGCGTCCTTCGACGCGCCCGGGGCCACGGTACGCCTACGCGGAGAGCTGGACCGCCTCGACGGGCGGGCGGGAGGTCTGCGGATCGTGGACTACAAGAGCGGAAAGTCCCTCCGGGACCGGTACATTCCCCGTCCGGACCGGGTGAGGGTCGATTCCCCCCGGGGGGACCTGGCCCGCTCCGTCAAGTCCATCCAGTTGCCGGCGTATGTGGAATTGCTCCACCGGGCGCGCGGAGCGCCCTACGGGAGCCTTTCCGCCGTGCTCCTCTCCCTGCGCGATCCGAGGGAGCCTCCCGGACCGCTCTTCGTCGAACCGTCCCGGGCCGAGGCGCAGATGGAGGGCGTGTACCTGCCGGTGATCCGAAGGATCCTGGGGGAAATCCTGGACCCCTCGGTTCCCTTCGAGCCGGACCCTTCGGAGCCTCGGGCTTGCGCCGCGTGTCCCTTCGGCACCCTGTGCGGGCGTTGA
- a CDS encoding saccharopine dehydrogenase C-terminal domain-containing protein has product MHVAVLGAGRVGKAIALDLAKGGEFSVTAADVSQTSLDGLAGAEGVTPLRADLSKPEEVARAVKGADLVVGAVPGHMGFETLKTLIGLGRNVVDISFFEEDPFALDALARERGVVAIVDCGIAPGASNIILGYSQTAMDRIERFDCLVGGLPAMRVWPYEYKAVFSPSDVIEEYVRPARFVEHGEVVVRPALSDPELLDFPQVGTLEAFNTDGLRSLLTTCKVPNMKERTLRYPGHIEKMRVLRETGFFSKDPVEVGGVSVRPLDLTSRLLFPMWQLTEGEEDFTVMRVTVEGEKDGRKVRRVYDLLDRYDAATRTTSMARTTGYTCTAGVRSVARGLFRRPGVSPPEFLGREPGCHLFVMQELARRGVVFHETVS; this is encoded by the coding sequence ATGCACGTGGCCGTGTTGGGCGCCGGGCGAGTGGGGAAGGCCATCGCCCTGGATCTGGCCAAGGGGGGTGAGTTCTCGGTGACCGCCGCGGACGTGTCCCAGACCTCCCTGGACGGGCTGGCTGGGGCCGAGGGGGTGACGCCCCTCCGCGCGGACCTCTCCAAGCCGGAGGAGGTGGCTCGCGCGGTGAAAGGCGCCGACTTGGTGGTGGGGGCCGTTCCCGGCCACATGGGCTTTGAGACCCTCAAAACGCTGATCGGGCTCGGGCGAAACGTGGTGGACATTTCTTTCTTCGAGGAGGACCCCTTCGCCCTGGACGCCCTGGCCAGGGAGAGGGGCGTCGTGGCCATTGTGGACTGCGGCATCGCCCCGGGCGCCAGCAACATCATCCTCGGCTACTCGCAGACCGCCATGGACCGCATCGAGCGCTTCGACTGCCTGGTGGGCGGCCTGCCGGCCATGCGGGTTTGGCCCTACGAATACAAGGCCGTCTTTTCGCCTTCGGACGTCATCGAAGAGTACGTGCGCCCGGCCCGGTTCGTCGAGCATGGGGAGGTGGTGGTTCGTCCGGCCCTGTCCGATCCCGAACTCCTGGATTTCCCGCAGGTCGGCACGCTGGAGGCCTTCAACACGGATGGCCTGAGGAGCCTCCTGACCACCTGCAAGGTTCCAAACATGAAGGAGCGGACCCTAAGGTACCCCGGCCACATCGAGAAGATGCGGGTCTTGAGGGAGACGGGTTTCTTCTCCAAGGACCCTGTGGAGGTCGGAGGGGTTTCGGTCCGGCCCCTCGACCTCACCTCCCGGCTCCTGTTCCCCATGTGGCAGCTGACCGAAGGGGAGGAGGACTTCACCGTCATGCGCGTCACCGTGGAGGGCGAGAAGGACGGCCGGAAGGTCCGGCGCGTCTACGACCTCCTGGACCGCTACGACGCGGCCACCCGGACCACGTCCATGGCCCGGACGACGGGGTACACCTGCACGGCGGGCGTCCGGTCGGTGGCGCGGGGCCTGTTCCGGCGCCCGGGGGTCTCTCCGCCCGAGTTCCTCGGCAGGGAGCCCGGTTGCCACCTGTTCGTCATGCAGGAACTGGCCCGTCGGGGCGTGGTGTTTCACGAGACGGTGAGCTGA